In the genome of Caenorhabditis elegans chromosome IV, the window CccacacaaaaaaacaataaaattctgaattctgaatccaaaatttttgcgtTCGtcgtccttcttcttctccccCACCTCCGcctcatcatttttcaattatttctcgTCCTTTTCTTAATCCCACGTCATCATCataatttttgctatttttacAGCACACACGACGGACAGAACGTTGAGCTCACAGATTTTCCACGTTTTCTTggcagttatttcaaaaaagaaaagacgATTTCACTGTAGCCAGCTACTGAGCACAAAaacattcagaattttctctataggtttgtacatttttttgttagacTATTTActaatttatttatattttcaggtataCTGTGTAATGAAAACAGATGAAAATACTACAATGCCTTTGGCACGGATAGCCCGCGCATACTACCAACTTGCCACAAAAACGGTGAGTACTCAAAAAGGTTCAGGTCATCTTGGTCAGATGACGTTTAGCGACCTTTTTACGTGTGTCATCGTAACCTGATAGTTTTGTGAAGATGTACACATTGACGTTTCaactcatttctttttttttgcagagtcGATATTTGTTCAGTGACTCGAGGCAGAGGATCGTTGCCTATATAATTATCTTCTTATGCTTTCTAACACCTCCATCCACATCATTTGTTCTTTATCAAGGAAGTAAGTTTTCTGGACTTTTGAGACTTTTAATAAAttcttttattatttcagcatctgcaaaaattgaatacaaaGATGTAAATATGctgaaagaaatgaaaatagaaGATAGGAAAGtaatattcgaattttgtaattttgttgTCAAATTTCCACAATACGTAAGTTTTTTATTCGGAAGTAGCATATcaatatttgtttaattttcagcttgtaAAAAAGATGACACTCGAGCAAGTAAGGAAATCAAAACCAATTTGTGAACAACTTTTGCTGGGTATTGCCAAAGTTAGAGAGCAAGAAGCACGTGCACATCGGGCTCATAGAGTATAGGTttgtaaatattcaaaataattccttattctcatttttgaatattttcagattaaaaatcagttcaaaaattgaatcatcTCTTATCGTTTAtctcaaatctcaaaaaacagTCATACAACAAAGAGGGTGCCTCCAGTGAATCAAAGAGAATCGACGTCGttcttcacaacttttttcactttttttttgccatttttcatgtttttattttcttgattGTTATATCGAACATTTTGTTCCCCGTGCACAACAGTATTATTTTCTCCGAATTTCACTCATTTCTGTATGGTCGGTATTCGTttactttttacaaatttcatcATGATGAAGCTCTAAAACTATACCGGATTCCCGTTCAGTTGTTTTCAGTGTTCACTTACGTTGTATATTTTGTGTAAATAAGGTTTTTGTcggttatttaaaaaactattaattaaaaaaaagaaactataAACTCATCAAAAGATCAGTGATTACAAAACACAACATTTTTGGAAGGAACATGCAATTTAAGCAAACTATGTATGTTCTGCAAATCTTCGGTGCGACACATCAGATGTACTCTCGAACCTTTcagaacattattttttatttttggaagaaaaacattttgggtaGGCggaagaaatcaaaattaccAGTGTCTACCTCGAGTATGGCATTCCAGCGCTTGAAATGACAAATTCTGGTCTAGTTTGTTTATTCTAAGGGCTCAAAGAGCATtcaatttgtctgaaattaaattttaaaaaagatataGAAGAGTTAAATTTTGCGATTAAATTTTACAGTCCAAAATGtcaatttgtaaaatttttaatttgtggtGGTAGTGCCGAACGCGAGGTGACGAATAAAAGAAATATTGTACAGTTTTATTCCAGAAACAAAGAAATATTAGAGATAAGACAAATAAATCGTTTATTACCGGAAAAGGACATCGATCTTGTGGTAGCCGGATGTTAACGACGTTCAAAGAGATTAAGCGAGGGTCTCCAGACGGATTACAGCAacctaaaaaattatgaacagCAGTTTTTACcaatgtttcagaattttattataaaaaatgtcatcaaaaatctttctgtattattattttcaatgaaatttgatCAACATAAAATGTGTTCAATATGTTCTAATTCctatttaaatgaaattttggttagtcattttggaaatgtttcataaaactttgatattttggtttttttgggaTTATTTGAAGTTACTTCCTTACTAATTCCAAATCATTTCCAATT includes:
- the C07C7.1 gene encoding uncharacterized protein (Confirmed by transcript evidence) — translated: MKTDENTTMPLARIARAYYQLATKTSRYLFSDSRQRIVAYIIIFLCFLTPPSTSFVLYQGTSAKIEYKDVNMLKEMKIEDRKVIFEFCNFVVKFPQYLVKKMTLEQVRKSKPICEQLLLGIAKVREQEARAHRAHRV